A single Campylobacter ureolyticus ACS-301-V-Sch3b DNA region contains:
- a CDS encoding CreA family protein yields the protein MKNIFLILSILTLNLLANDDAINKIDSVNTAWKLLGKNDRIEIISVKDPKIDGITCFLSYAKKGGASEIVGLEEDTSNASVSCVQTAKKITIKEDISKDKENIFKKRSSVLFKKTQVVRMYDEKDNAIIYLAYSDKLVDGSPNNSISVVPCNQAVGNVCEFIK from the coding sequence ATGAAAAACATATTTTTAATACTTTCTATTTTAACATTAAATTTGCTTGCAAATGATGATGCTATAAACAAAATAGACTCGGTAAATACGGCTTGGAAACTGCTTGGTAAAAATGATAGGATAGAGATAATATCTGTAAAAGATCCAAAAATAGATGGAATAACTTGTTTTTTATCTTACGCTAAAAAAGGTGGAGCAAGCGAAATAGTAGGACTTGAAGAAGATACTAGCAATGCCTCAGTTTCATGTGTGCAAACTGCAAAAAAGATTACCATAAAAGAAGATATCTCAAAAGACAAAGAAAATATTTTTAAAAAACGAAGTTCAGTTTTATTTAAAAAAACGCAAGTTGTAAGAATGTATGATGAAAAAGATAATGCAATAATTTATCTAGCCTACTCTGATAAGTTAGTTGATGGATCTCCTAATAACTCAATTTCGGTAGTTCCATGCAACCAAGCAGTTGGAAATGTGTGCGAGTTTATAAAATAA
- a CDS encoding HAD family hydrolase → MTLTVFDLDKTLINGDSYDLWHEFLLEKGILKDDFIRENQKMIELYDEGKLNMEEYLKFSITSLKSLSLDEISNLIPEFLETKIKPIIYNEAKIWIKTLTPNLIISATPSYIVNPVSKYLGVKEAIGVNLVVKNSHYTDEFIPPLSFQEGKVEALKIYLKNKNLNPQKIVFYTDSINDLAMCEFAHSTNCINPDDKLRKIALEKGWNIINLK, encoded by the coding sequence ATGACTTTAACAGTTTTTGATCTTGATAAAACACTAATTAATGGTGATAGTTATGATTTGTGGCACGAATTTTTACTTGAAAAAGGTATTTTAAAAGATGATTTTATAAGAGAAAATCAAAAAATGATAGAGCTTTATGATGAAGGAAAGCTTAATATGGAAGAGTATTTGAAATTTTCAATAACTTCACTAAAAAGCCTTAGTTTGGATGAAATTTCAAACTTAATACCTGAGTTTTTAGAAACTAAAATTAAACCTATTATTTATAATGAAGCTAAAATTTGGATAAAAACTCTAACTCCAAATTTGATAATTTCAGCAACACCATCTTATATAGTAAATCCAGTTTCAAAATACCTTGGAGTAAAAGAGGCAATTGGCGTAAATCTAGTGGTTAAAAACTCTCATTATACAGATGAGTTTATACCTCCTTTAAGTTTTCAAGAGGGCAAAGTTGAGGCTTTAAAAATTTATTTAAAAAACAAAAATTTAAATCCACAAAAAATAGTTTTTTATACAGATTCGATAAATGATCTTGCAATGTGTGAGTTTGCACACTCTACAAACTGTATAAACCCTGATGATAAGTTAAGAAAAATAGCACTTGAAAAAGGTTGGAATATTATAAATTTAAAATAA
- a CDS encoding patatin-like phospholipase family protein — MDINLSLSGGAARGAYHLGVLQKLDEIGVYVKRISGASIGSFVAVAYASGFKPLEILEIIKTNEFKSAFSLNLDFKSFAKIKLNNKIIQNLLKFERLEDLKIPVYLSALDLKSGEIIYFNKGDTLKIVLGSCALIPIFEAVKYDNYFLADGGFKDNLPTKPFEKFKEKTVAVDLQPISNLINKYDISLPFKKPKFKDDFNLITGVNRALRVMLSPQKPKISKDTIYISSNLIKKYSLFSFKNFDELFELGYNSVDEEKFR, encoded by the coding sequence TTGGATATAAACTTATCACTTTCAGGCGGAGCCGCAAGAGGCGCATATCATTTAGGCGTTCTTCAAAAACTTGATGAAATTGGCGTTTATGTAAAGCGCATTAGTGGGGCAAGTATAGGATCATTTGTAGCTGTGGCGTATGCAAGTGGATTTAAACCGCTTGAAATTTTAGAAATTATTAAAACTAATGAGTTTAAAAGCGCATTTAGTTTAAATTTAGACTTTAAAAGCTTTGCAAAAATTAAGCTTAACAACAAAATTATACAAAATTTGCTTAAATTTGAACGCTTAGAAGACCTTAAAATTCCTGTTTATTTATCGGCACTTGATTTAAAAAGTGGTGAGATAATTTACTTTAATAAAGGCGATACTTTAAAAATAGTTTTGGGAAGTTGTGCATTAATACCTATCTTTGAAGCGGTAAAATATGATAACTATTTTTTAGCAGATGGTGGATTTAAAGACAATCTCCCAACAAAACCTTTTGAAAAATTTAAAGAAAAAACCGTAGCTGTTGATTTACAGCCAATTTCAAATTTGATAAATAAATATGATATCTCACTTCCTTTTAAAAAACCAAAATTTAAAGATGATTTTAATCTAATAACTGGCGTAAATAGAGCCTTAAGAGTTATGCTTAGTCCCCAAAAGCCAAAAATATCAAAAGATACAATTTACATTTCATCAAATTTGATTAAAAAATATTCACTTTTTAGTTTTAAAAACTTTGATGAGCTTTTTGAACTTGGTTATAATAGTGTTGATGAAGAAAAATTTAGATAA
- a CDS encoding c-type cytochrome encodes MKNLVKIVIFIGIVCFINLNAKEKDALSGGVEAKMPKTGEEIYNYWCLPCHGANMPGTNALQVLYQGSIPAELTKRDDLNPELIEFFVREGKHSMPFFRKVEINDEELKALGKYLSKE; translated from the coding sequence ATGAAAAACTTAGTTAAGATTGTGATTTTTATAGGAATTGTTTGTTTTATAAATTTAAATGCTAAAGAAAAAGATGCTTTAAGTGGTGGCGTTGAGGCAAAGATGCCAAAAACAGGAGAAGAAATTTATAATTATTGGTGTCTTCCATGTCATGGGGCAAATATGCCAGGAACAAATGCATTACAAGTATTATATCAAGGTTCAATTCCTGCTGAATTAACAAAAAGAGATGATTTAAATCCTGAGTTGATTGAGTTTTTTGTAAGAGAGGGAAAGCATAGTATGCCTTTTTTTAGAAAAGTTGAGATAAATGATGAGGAACTAAAAGCTTTAGGTAAGTACTTATCAAAAGAGTAA
- a CDS encoding FAD-binding oxidoreductase encodes MILPNGVSVENFKKAVKKFKEIVGEDNVIDNQKDIYLYRDAYSPEWDEETEPIPSLAITPKTAEEVSKIVKVANEFKTPLFPISTGKNLGYGSSAPNNRGDIVIDLKRMNKIIEVDDKRNFCILEPGVSYFDFYKYCEDNNLNVFMDMPDPGWGSPVGNALDHGWGYTYGMYRDHFGAHCGMEVVLANGEIMRTGMGALPGAKTFAENKYGYGAYLDGLFAQSNFGIVTKMGFWLMPKPEYYALYSLEAKKRDDLIKIVEILNYLEDSFIIGWPLYRSPLNPPHGKEMNAELKSYLTSNGGKPDLEKIQNYALNNKIPYWQIDIPIYGNKESVRANANYIKSRFDEVEGSNFKLVQEFSLPLSKDDISKMKHKISLGIPNMEIFWLSTRGESLEPQDGHVWFSPIIPRDGKELLKCQEVYIDVFHELGMPSPITPFSHPRSWMYRAFCFMLNFGNSRTDIEHNKNLRKAYRKMIEVAAENGWGDYRAAPTFQDDVYNVYSFNNHILKRFTQELKDAIDPNGIIAPGRGGIWPKHLRGKKDEKLS; translated from the coding sequence ATGATTTTACCAAATGGTGTAAGTGTTGAAAATTTTAAAAAAGCTGTAAAAAAATTTAAAGAAATTGTAGGCGAAGATAATGTTATAGATAATCAAAAAGATATATATTTGTATAGAGATGCTTATTCTCCTGAATGGGATGAAGAAACTGAGCCAATCCCATCACTAGCAATAACTCCTAAAACTGCCGAAGAGGTAAGTAAAATTGTTAAAGTAGCAAATGAGTTTAAAACACCACTTTTTCCTATCTCAACAGGCAAAAATTTAGGCTATGGCTCTTCAGCCCCAAATAACCGTGGTGATATAGTAATTGACTTAAAAAGAATGAATAAAATCATAGAAGTTGATGATAAGAGAAATTTCTGTATTTTAGAACCAGGTGTTAGTTATTTTGACTTTTATAAATACTGCGAAGATAATAACTTAAATGTTTTTATGGATATGCCAGATCCTGGTTGGGGAAGTCCTGTTGGAAATGCACTTGATCATGGTTGGGGATATACTTATGGAATGTATAGAGATCATTTTGGAGCACATTGCGGAATGGAAGTTGTTTTAGCAAATGGTGAGATAATGCGAACTGGCATGGGAGCTTTACCTGGAGCTAAAACTTTTGCTGAAAACAAATATGGATATGGTGCTTACTTAGATGGTCTTTTTGCTCAATCAAATTTTGGAATCGTTACAAAAATGGGCTTTTGGCTTATGCCTAAACCTGAGTATTACGCACTTTACTCATTGGAAGCTAAAAAAAGAGATGACTTAATAAAAATAGTTGAGATATTAAACTATTTGGAAGATTCTTTTATTATCGGTTGGCCACTTTATAGAAGTCCTTTAAATCCACCTCATGGTAAAGAGATGAATGCTGAGTTAAAATCATATCTAACCTCAAATGGTGGCAAACCAGATCTTGAAAAAATTCAAAACTACGCGTTAAATAATAAAATTCCTTACTGGCAAATTGATATCCCAATTTATGGAAACAAAGAATCAGTTAGAGCAAATGCCAACTATATAAAAAGTAGATTTGATGAAGTTGAGGGTTCAAATTTCAAGCTCGTTCAAGAGTTTTCACTTCCTTTAAGCAAAGATGATATTAGTAAAATGAAACATAAAATTTCCCTTGGAATTCCAAATATGGAGATTTTTTGGCTTAGTACAAGAGGAGAAAGTTTAGAGCCTCAAGATGGGCATGTGTGGTTTTCGCCAATTATACCAAGAGATGGAAAAGAGCTTTTAAAATGTCAAGAGGTATATATAGATGTTTTTCACGAGCTTGGCATGCCTTCGCCGATTACACCATTTTCACATCCTAGAAGCTGGATGTATAGAGCGTTTTGTTTTATGCTAAATTTTGGAAACTCAAGAACAGATATTGAGCATAATAAAAATTTAAGAAAAGCTTATAGAAAGATGATTGAAGTTGCTGCAGAAAATGGCTGGGGAGATTATAGGGCTGCTCCAACTTTTCAAGATGATGTTTATAATGTATATTCTTTTAATAACCATATATTAAAAAGATTTACACAAGAGTTAAAAGACGCAATAGATCCAAATGGGATAATTGCACCAGGAAGAGGTGGAATTTGGCCAAAACATTTAAGAGGAAAAAAAGATGAAAAACTTAGTTAA
- a CDS encoding SH3 domain-containing C40 family peptidase — MVLRWFLSLVLVLFFAGCATKNEVINQNQKYEILKLEFPQNSKILPKVKNPKLFDKGPFLERFFRVWDFSQENRPKISKKEAFWALNAYKNTKHKKYYSPSRRVYDDKFFDEIYENANTNKFGELFLPAITLKNTFLRNAPTNEPIFTSFKDAGEGYPFDYFANSTLGVNYPVLISHFSKNRDFVFVQTDSAWGWIDARDIKILSQNETNLIKNSKFITILEDKIPLFNLNNKFLLNARVGTLLMLHRYDDKYYYGEIFTKHGLENYKISKKSASKFPAALNDENVKKVINSILGEPYGWGGFGYYRDCSLFTKDVMTSFGVWLGRNSKAQTVGHKSIDLSFLSSDEKLETIKQNATPYLALIYMPGHIMLYSGIINGEVSVIHNVWGLKTVDNGRALIGQTAITSLKIGQNNPNIMQSNLLLNKITKLILLD, encoded by the coding sequence ATGGTTTTGAGGTGGTTTTTAAGCTTAGTTTTAGTTTTATTTTTTGCTGGTTGTGCCACTAAAAATGAAGTAATAAACCAAAATCAAAAATATGAAATTTTAAAGCTTGAATTTCCTCAAAACTCTAAAATTCTACCAAAAGTTAAAAATCCTAAACTTTTTGATAAAGGACCATTTTTAGAGCGTTTTTTTAGAGTTTGGGATTTTAGTCAAGAAAACAGACCCAAAATTTCTAAAAAAGAGGCTTTTTGGGCGTTAAATGCATATAAAAACACAAAACATAAAAAATATTATTCACCAAGTAGAAGAGTTTATGATGATAAATTCTTTGATGAAATTTATGAAAATGCAAATACTAATAAATTTGGTGAGTTATTTCTTCCTGCAATTACTTTAAAAAATACTTTTTTAAGAAATGCTCCAACAAATGAACCAATTTTCACAAGCTTTAAAGATGCAGGCGAGGGCTATCCGTTTGATTATTTTGCAAACTCAACTTTAGGAGTTAATTACCCAGTTTTAATTTCTCATTTTAGTAAAAACAGAGATTTTGTTTTTGTACAAACTGACTCTGCTTGGGGTTGGATAGATGCAAGAGATATAAAAATTTTATCGCAAAATGAAACAAATTTAATAAAAAATTCTAAATTTATAACTATTTTAGAGGATAAAATACCACTTTTTAATTTAAATAATAAGTTTTTATTAAATGCAAGAGTTGGGACACTTTTAATGCTTCATAGATATGACGATAAGTATTATTATGGTGAAATTTTCACAAAACATGGTTTAGAAAATTATAAAATTTCTAAAAAAAGTGCTTCTAAATTTCCTGCTGCTTTAAATGATGAAAATGTTAAAAAAGTAATAAATAGTATTTTGGGTGAGCCTTATGGTTGGGGTGGGTTTGGATATTATAGAGATTGTTCACTTTTTACAAAAGATGTTATGACATCTTTTGGCGTATGGCTTGGAAGAAACTCAAAAGCCCAAACTGTCGGGCATAAAAGCATAGATTTAAGTTTTTTAAGCAGTGATGAAAAGCTTGAAACAATAAAACAAAATGCTACGCCATATCTAGCTCTTATTTATATGCCAGGGCACATTATGCTTTATAGTGGTATTATAAATGGTGAAGTTAGTGTTATTCATAATGTTTGGGGCTTAAAAACAGTAGATAATGGACGAGCTTTAATTGGTCAAACTGCAATCACATCTTTAAAAATAGGTCAAAATAATCCAAATATTATGCAAAGCAACTTACTTTTAAATAAAATCACAAAACTTATTTTACTTGATTAA
- the hemE gene encoding uroporphyrinogen decarboxylase, with product MIFVDACLKKEVPYTPVWMMRQAGRYLPEYRAVRKDAGGFISLCKNPKKASEVTLQPVDIVGVDAAILFSDILVVPMEMGMDLEFIVGRGPVFSDPVVCEEDLKKLDIQKAVKNLDYVYETIKITREKLAKDKALIGFCGAPWTVATYMIEGGSTKNYAKCKKLLYQNPEFLHQILSKVTQATKIYLENQIKAGVNAVQIFDSWASALEKDVYFDFSWKYILEIVDYLKAKYPEIPIIVFPKGISAYLDKIDGNFDVFGVDWSTPLALARDILSHKYTLQGNMEPCRLYSKDAIKESVEKIVKTMKGKSHIFNLGHGILPDIPVENAKYFINLVHELSAK from the coding sequence ATGATATTTGTAGATGCGTGTTTAAAAAAAGAAGTTCCTTATACTCCAGTTTGGATGATGAGGCAAGCGGGGAGATATCTACCTGAATATAGAGCAGTTAGAAAAGATGCAGGTGGTTTTATAAGTTTATGTAAAAATCCAAAAAAAGCAAGTGAGGTTACACTTCAACCAGTTGATATAGTTGGTGTTGATGCCGCTATTTTATTTAGTGATATTTTGGTTGTTCCTATGGAAATGGGAATGGATTTAGAATTTATAGTTGGTCGCGGTCCAGTTTTTAGTGATCCAGTTGTTTGTGAAGAGGATTTAAAAAAGCTAGATATCCAAAAAGCTGTTAAAAATCTAGATTATGTTTATGAAACTATTAAAATCACTAGAGAAAAACTTGCAAAAGACAAAGCATTAATTGGTTTTTGTGGGGCACCTTGGACTGTTGCAACATATATGATAGAGGGTGGAAGCACAAAAAACTATGCAAAATGTAAAAAACTTTTATATCAAAATCCTGAATTTTTACATCAGATTTTAAGCAAAGTTACACAAGCAACTAAAATTTATCTTGAAAATCAAATAAAAGCTGGCGTTAATGCTGTTCAAATTTTTGATAGCTGGGCAAGTGCGTTAGAAAAAGATGTTTATTTTGATTTTAGTTGGAAATATATTTTAGAAATTGTTGATTACTTAAAGGCAAAATATCCTGAAATTCCAATTATTGTTTTTCCAAAAGGTATTAGTGCATATTTAGATAAAATTGATGGAAATTTCGATGTTTTTGGAGTTGATTGGAGTACTCCTTTAGCTCTTGCAAGAGATATTTTAAGCCATAAATATACACTTCAAGGAAATATGGAGCCTTGCCGTCTTTATAGTAAAGATGCTATTAAAGAAAGCGTTGAAAAGATAGTAAAAACAATGAAAGGAAAATCTCATATTTTTAACTTAGGACATGGAATTTTACCTGACATTCCAGTTGAAAATGCAAAATATTTTATAAATTTAGTTCACGAGCTATCGGCCAAATAA
- a CDS encoding aspartate-semialdehyde dehydrogenase, translated as MSKERFNVAVVGATGAVGEEILLILEEMNFPINELLLLASSRSAGERLEFCGKEYVVKELTETIFDEHDVDIAFFCAGGSVSAHFAKFATQSGALVIDNTSHFRMEPNVPLVVPECNPKDINLWQNTGIIANPNCSTIQMVQVLKPLDDIFNILRVDVSTYQAASGAGKEGMEELVNEMQAFFAFKLDEFENKVFPHQLALNVIPHIDVFLENDYTKEEMKMVNETSKILHKNIPLSATCVRVPVLRSHSEAITIKFERNFEVEEVREILRNAPSIKLIDDVKNNSYPMPTISTNTDYTYVGRIRKDNFDEKILHLFCVADQVRVGAATNAVRIALKWIDYQR; from the coding sequence ATGAGTAAAGAGCGTTTTAATGTTGCAGTTGTAGGAGCTACAGGTGCGGTTGGAGAAGAAATTTTACTAATACTTGAGGAGATGAATTTTCCTATTAATGAATTACTTTTACTTGCAAGTTCAAGAAGTGCTGGGGAAAGGCTAGAGTTTTGCGGTAAAGAGTATGTTGTAAAAGAGCTTACTGAAACTATTTTTGATGAGCATGATGTTGATATTGCATTTTTTTGTGCAGGCGGTTCGGTATCAGCTCATTTTGCTAAATTTGCAACTCAAAGTGGAGCTTTGGTGATTGATAACACAAGTCATTTTAGAATGGAACCAAATGTTCCTTTAGTTGTGCCTGAGTGTAATCCAAAAGATATAAATTTATGGCAAAATACAGGAATTATTGCAAATCCAAACTGCTCAACAATACAAATGGTGCAGGTTTTAAAACCACTTGATGATATTTTTAATATTTTAAGAGTTGATGTAAGTACATATCAAGCAGCAAGTGGAGCAGGAAAAGAAGGAATGGAAGAGCTTGTTAATGAAATGCAAGCGTTTTTTGCTTTTAAGCTTGATGAGTTTGAAAATAAAGTTTTTCCACACCAACTTGCTTTAAATGTAATTCCTCATATTGATGTATTTTTGGAAAATGACTACACAAAAGAAGAGATGAAAATGGTAAATGAAACTAGTAAAATACTTCATAAAAATATTCCACTTTCAGCAACTTGCGTTAGAGTGCCAGTTTTAAGAAGTCATAGTGAGGCAATTACTATTAAATTTGAAAGAAATTTTGAAGTTGAAGAAGTTAGAGAAATTTTAAGAAATGCTCCAAGTATAAAGCTTATTGACGATGTTAAAAATAACTCTTATCCAATGCCAACTATTTCTACAAATACTGATTATACTTATGTCGGTAGGATTAGAAAAGATAATTTTGATGAAAAAATACTTCATCTTTTTTGTGTAGCTGATCAAGTAAGAGTTGGCGCTGCTACAAATGCTGTGAGAATTGCACTTAAATGGATAGATTATCAAAGATAA
- the gyrA gene encoding DNA gyrase subunit A, which produces MENNLFDENVEIIDVEDSIKTSYLDYSMSVIIGRALPDARDGLKPVHRRILYAMNDLGVGSRSPYKKSARIVGDVIGKYHPHGDTAVYDALVRMAQPFSMRITTVDGQGNFGSVDGDPAAAMRYTEARMTNLAEELLKDLDKETVDFTPNYDGSMSEPDVLPARVPNLLLNGSSGIAVGMATNIPPHSLDELVDGLLVLLDNKDATLKELMHHIKGPDFPTGGVIFGKKGIIEAYETGRGRIKIRAKTHIEKKNNKDIIVVDELPYQVNKANLIEKIANLVKDKEIDGISEVRDESDREGMRMVIELKRDAMSDIVLNHLFKSTMMETTFGVIMLAIDNKEPKVFTLKELLQLFLNHRKTVVIRRTIFDLQKARARAHILEGLKIALDNIDEVIELIKNSADTSSARDGLMSKFGLSELQSNAILDMRLSKLTGLEREKLETELREILELIENLEKILKSEELIEGIIKDELLEIKDKFKCPRITEIVDDYDDIDIEDLIPNENMVVTITHRGYIKRVPSKTYEKQKRGGKGRVALTTYDDDFIENFFICDTHDTLMFITDKGQLYWLKVYKIPEGSRTAKGKAVVNLIDLAPDEQIMAIIPTTDFADNKFLTIFTKNGIVKRTKLSEYANIRSVGIKAINLDDNDTVVTSLIIEKGELDTDDDEIIDDENIDDEVVDEIEDESEVAPHGQMLLVATKKGMCIKFNVTDVRETGRVTRGVTAIKFKEKDDSVIGAAVLQTNDQEILSVASKGIGKRTTAEEYRLQKRAGKGVICMRLTNKTGDLVGIVIVDDEMDLMALTTSGKMIRVDMQSIRKAGRNTSGVKVVNVDGEEVVNIAICPKIEDEETSEESDQLNLGESDE; this is translated from the coding sequence ATGGAAAATAATCTTTTTGATGAAAATGTCGAGATAATAGATGTTGAGGATTCGATAAAGACTAGCTATCTTGATTATTCTATGAGTGTTATCATAGGTAGAGCTTTACCTGATGCAAGAGATGGGCTTAAACCAGTTCATAGAAGGATACTTTATGCTATGAATGACTTGGGTGTTGGAAGTAGAAGCCCATATAAAAAATCAGCCCGTATCGTAGGAGATGTTATTGGTAAGTACCACCCACATGGTGATACTGCAGTTTATGATGCATTAGTTAGAATGGCTCAGCCTTTTAGTATGAGAATAACAACTGTCGATGGACAAGGAAACTTTGGTTCTGTTGATGGTGATCCTGCTGCTGCTATGCGTTATACAGAAGCTAGAATGACAAATTTAGCAGAAGAGCTTTTAAAAGACTTAGATAAAGAAACTGTTGATTTTACACCAAATTATGATGGAAGCATGAGTGAGCCAGATGTTTTACCTGCACGCGTTCCAAATTTGTTATTAAATGGCTCAAGCGGAATCGCAGTTGGAATGGCTACAAACATCCCTCCGCACAGCCTTGATGAGCTTGTTGATGGACTTTTGGTTTTACTTGATAATAAAGATGCAACACTAAAAGAGTTAATGCACCACATTAAAGGACCAGATTTTCCAACAGGTGGTGTTATATTTGGTAAAAAAGGCATTATTGAAGCGTATGAAACAGGTCGCGGACGAATTAAAATAAGAGCAAAAACTCATATTGAAAAGAAAAATAATAAAGATATTATCGTTGTTGATGAACTTCCTTATCAAGTAAATAAAGCAAATTTAATAGAAAAAATAGCAAATTTAGTAAAAGATAAAGAAATTGATGGAATTAGCGAAGTAAGAGATGAAAGCGATAGAGAAGGTATGCGTATGGTAATTGAGCTAAAACGCGATGCCATGAGTGATATTGTCTTAAATCATCTTTTTAAATCAACCATGATGGAGACAACTTTTGGTGTTATAATGCTTGCCATTGATAACAAAGAGCCAAAAGTTTTCACACTAAAAGAGCTTTTACAACTTTTCCTAAATCATAGAAAAACTGTTGTTATAAGAAGAACTATATTTGATCTTCAAAAAGCAAGAGCTAGAGCTCATATTTTAGAAGGTTTAAAAATAGCCCTTGATAACATAGATGAAGTAATTGAACTTATTAAAAATAGTGCAGATACCAGCTCAGCAAGAGATGGATTAATGAGTAAATTTGGACTAAGTGAGCTTCAATCAAACGCTATTTTGGATATGAGACTTAGTAAGCTTACTGGACTAGAGAGAGAAAAACTAGAAACTGAGTTAAGAGAAATTTTAGAATTAATTGAAAATTTGGAAAAAATATTAAAAAGCGAAGAGCTTATTGAAGGCATTATAAAAGATGAGTTATTAGAAATAAAAGATAAATTTAAGTGCCCAAGAATTACTGAAATAGTTGATGATTATGATGATATTGATATAGAAGACTTAATACCAAATGAAAATATGGTTGTAACCATAACTCACCGCGGATACATAAAAAGAGTTCCAAGTAAAACCTACGAAAAACAAAAACGAGGTGGAAAAGGAAGAGTTGCATTAACTACTTATGATGATGATTTTATAGAGAATTTCTTTATCTGCGATACTCACGATACGCTTATGTTTATAACAGATAAAGGACAGCTTTATTGGTTAAAAGTTTATAAAATTCCAGAAGGAAGCAGAACTGCAAAAGGAAAAGCAGTTGTAAATTTAATAGATCTTGCACCTGATGAGCAGATTATGGCTATCATCCCAACAACTGATTTTGCTGATAATAAATTCTTAACAATATTTACTAAAAATGGAATTGTAAAAAGAACAAAACTAAGTGAATATGCAAACATAAGAAGTGTTGGAATAAAAGCTATAAATTTAGATGATAATGATACTGTAGTAACATCTTTAATTATAGAAAAAGGCGAGCTTGATACAGATGATGATGAAATCATTGATGATGAAAATATAGATGATGAAGTAGTAGATGAGATAGAAGATGAAAGCGAAGTCGCACCACATGGTCAAATGCTTTTGGTTGCTACTAAAAAGGGAATGTGTATTAAATTTAATGTAACTGATGTTAGAGAAACTGGAAGAGTTACAAGAGGTGTTACTGCAATTAAATTTAAAGAAAAAGATGATAGTGTAATAGGTGCTGCAGTGCTACAAACAAATGATCAAGAAATTTTAAGTGTTGCAAGTAAAGGCATTGGCAAACGAACCACAGCTGAAGAGTACAGACTTCAAAAAAGAGCTGGAAAAGGTGTTATTTGTATGAGACTTACAAATAAAACAGGCGATTTAGTTGGCATTGTCATAGTTGATGATGAGATGGATTTAATGGCCTTAACAACTAGTGGTAAGATGATTAGAGTGGATATGCAAAGCATTAGAAAAGCAGGTCGAAATACAAGTGGCGTAAAAGTTGTAAATGTTGATGGAGAAGAGGTTGTAAATATTGCAATTTGTCCAAAAATAGAAGATGAAGAAACCAGTGAAGAGTCAGATCAGTTAAATTTAGGAGAATCCGATGAGTAA
- a CDS encoding sel1 repeat family protein: MNKFKKYALILYIIFAVIVLSRAFAHKKEQIAYKDSQGSISYTNPKILKKKCKNGDYNACAHHTELLGWLEKINIDEAYKRYQKYCDLGGGYGCMMIYSSIQGNSDGGYSKKKFNLLEKACQGNDSDGCMRLGNYYFYNAGQTKENIDRAMKYYEKGCEVLEDKMTCVILSQIYTYDTEFVKKSDELSKKYFELAEKFESYDEKNAVIMGTLKY, encoded by the coding sequence TTGAATAAATTTAAAAAATACGCATTAATTTTATATATAATTTTTGCGGTAATTGTTTTATCTCGTGCTTTTGCACATAAAAAAGAACAAATTGCATATAAAGATTCACAAGGTTCTATCAGTTATACAAATCCAAAAATTTTAAAGAAAAAATGTAAAAATGGTGATTATAATGCATGTGCTCATCACACCGAGCTTTTAGGTTGGCTTGAAAAAATAAATATAGATGAAGCTTACAAGAGATACCAAAAATATTGTGATTTGGGTGGTGGTTATGGATGTATGATGATTTACTCAAGTATTCAAGGAAATAGTGATGGAGGTTATAGCAAAAAAAAGTTTAACTTACTTGAAAAAGCTTGTCAAGGTAACGACTCGGATGGTTGTATGCGTCTTGGCAATTATTATTTTTATAATGCAGGTCAAACAAAAGAAAACATTGACAGAGCAATGAAGTATTATGAAAAAGGTTGTGAAGTTTTAGAAGATAAGATGACTTGCGTTATTTTATCTCAAATATATACTTATGATACAGAGTTTGTAAAAAAGAGCGATGAACTAAGCAAAAAATATTTTGAGTTAGCAGAAAAATTTGAATCTTACGATGAAAAAAATGCTGTAATTATGGGAACACTTAAATATTAA
- a CDS encoding helix-turn-helix transcriptional regulator: MENTITKQTPRMLRASQVAKLYSVSIPTVWRLVASGKLKTIKPTANITLFKADEVDEFFTTDIRTDKKD; the protein is encoded by the coding sequence ATGGAAAATACCATTACAAAACAAACCCCTAGAATGTTAAGAGCTAGTCAAGTTGCCAAATTATACAGCGTATCAATTCCAACAGTATGGAGGTTAGTTGCTAGTGGCAAATTAAAGACTATAAAGCCAACAGCTAATATTACGCTTTTTAAAGCTGATGAAGTAGATGAGTTTTTTACAACAGATATAAGAACCGATAAGAAAGATTAG